In the genome of Paenarthrobacter ilicis, the window AGGAAGAGAGCGCCACCCAGGATTGCGGCCGGTGTTACGGCACCGATGATGCCCGATACGCCACCACGCTTAGCTTCGGGGACTTGGTCGGCAAGGGTGGTGTGGTGGGCGGCCAGAGCGAAGTTGGCGCACAGTTGCACCAGGCACCAGGAGATCAGCAGCAGCGGATAAGTCGGGGCAAGGCCGCTAAGAACAAGGAAGATTGCTGTACCGATGCCCCCGGCGAGGATGAACGGTCGTCGCATGCCGAAGCGGGACGTGGTCCGGTCTGAGAGCCGGCCGGCGACGGGCTGCACCACGGTGGAGAAAAGCGCACCTGCGCCGGTGAGCAGGCCCAGCAGTGCTGGTGCGCTGTCGATGCCCGACATTTCCTGGATTTTGACGGACAGGCCACCGTAGACGGGGGCGAGCAACGCCACGTAGATGCCGAAGGACGAGAGCGCAAACGAGCCGACGTAGCCTCGTGGGGACTTGATCCGCGGCGGGTTCACCACGGTGATGGTCTCTGACATTTGGAACTCCTTTGTTCTTCGTGCATGGCAGGAGCCTTGCACGGTGCGTGCTTAGTGGGTAGGTGTAGGCAGCGCGGGTGAGGCGGTTGTGTGAAGAGTGTCTGCTGATGCCTCAGCCTCGGGGCTGAGTGTGTGGATCCGTACCTGCATGGGTTCAACGCCGGCGGCGGTAACTGTGACGGTGATGTCGCCGGGTTCGTGTCCTGCGCGGATGACGGCGAGTGCACGGCCGTTGAAGGTCCTGTGGGTGGAAGAGGCGAATCCTTCGGTGGTGATCGCCTCTCCGGTTCCGAAGCCGAGCAGTGTGCCGGGGCCCTCGACGGTCACTTCGAGGGTGCGATCGGCCAGCGGTCTCACGATTCCGTCGTTGTCGGTCAGTTCGATGGGAACGTAGGCGAGGTCATGGCCGTCTGCAACCAGCGTTGTTGTCTCCGGTTGTACCTGGAGGCGAAGGCTTTCCCGGGCGCTGCGGAGCGTGTGGCGCTTGATTTCGGTGTCGTCGTCGTCGTAAGCGATGGCCGTGAGTTCGCCGGGCTGGTATGGAAGGGTGAATTTGGTCAGGTAGTCACCGTCCCGGCCCGATTTCGCCGATTCGATGGTCCTGCCGTTCAGTTGCAGCTCTATAAGGGCGGCGTCGGCGTAGACCTCGACAGTTGCTTCGCGGCCCTCACAGCCCTCCCAACTCCAGCTGGGGATGGAGTTCGTCGCTCGCCATCCGGTTTTGACTACCTTCTCGCCGGAGTGGTTGACGGGTTCGATCGCGATGTGCGGGCCGGTTGCCAGGTGCCAGGCGATTTCATTGAGGTAGGACTGGGTCTGCCTGAATCCGGTGATGTCAATGACTGGTTCACCGGCAAGCAGTGCAGGGTACGGGTGGTAGATGGAGCGTTTGGTGGTGCCGTATTGCTTGGTGGCAAGCCCGGCTTCACCGATGTAGTCCCAGCCTGTCCAGGCGAAGTCCCCGATTACGTGGGTGAGGTTCTCGATTTGCTTCCAGATTTTCACGGTGTGTGCGGCCCGGGTTTCGCTGCCGACGATCACTCGGTTGGGATGCAGTTTCGCGTCGAGCTCGTACCGGCCGGTCATGTAGTTGTATCCGGCGACGTCCAGGGCGCCGAACGCATCCCGGGTTCGTTTGTCGACGGCGGGGAGCCGAACGATCCGATCCAGCATGCGGTCCAGGATGCCGATGATGAGGTTCAGGACTCCGATCAGGTTCTTGTTCGGGTTCTCGCCGCTCTCACGCGCCGCGGCGGCCTTTTGTGCCAGTTTCTCTTCGTCCTGTGGGCTGATGAGGTTCAGGAACCCGTTGATGCCGTTGGTGATGAGGCGGGTGGAGTCCAGTTCCCGTGCGCGGTCGGCAATGCGTTGGTTCATCTCAGTACCGCGCGGTGTTGCGGTCTCTGCTATTTCGTTCCCGATCGAGTACATGATCACGGAGGGGTGGTTGAACGCGTTCGCGACCAAGGCTTCGAGGTCGCGCTCCCACCAGTCGACAAAGTTCTGGCTGTAATCGTTCAGGACCTTGGGACGGAACCATGCGTCCGTGAGTTCATCCATGACCAGCACACCATGGCGGTCACACGCCCGCAGGAGTGAACGCGAGGCGGCGTTGTGGGCGCTGCGGATGGCGTTGAAGCCACTTTCCTTCAGGATGCGGATCCTGCGCTCATCGGCAGCGTCGAGAGTATGAGCTCCGATCACACCGTTGTCGTGATGGATTGCGGCTCCGCGGAGTTTGACCGGGGTGCCGTTGATCCGCAGTCCCCGGCGGGCATCTGCGGTGACCATACGGATCCCGAAGTCTTCGCCGGCGCTGTCGATTGTGGTCGCATCAGAGACGAGGCGCGACGTTGCCCGATGCAGCTGGGGGGTCGATGGAGACCATAGTGCTGCATTGGAGAGCTCCATGTACTGGCGGGCAGTGGCTGAACCGTTGGCCGGGACGGCCAGGCTGCTCCTGGAGGTTGCCACGAGAGCGTCCTGCGGATCGAAGAGATCGGTCACAACCTCCAGCGTTCGTGCGGTGGCCTCGCGGTTGAAGACCGTGGTCGTGGCAAGAACCGTGGCCGTCGTTCCGACCAGGGCAGCGGTGGAGATCCGCAGCCCTGTCGGTGCGATGTGGGTCTGTTCGCCAACCAGGAGGTGGACTGGACGGTAGATGCCGCTGCCGGTGTACCAGCGTCCATTGGGCTCATCAGCATTGTGCGCGATGACCTCGATCGTGTTCGCGGTTCCGTAGTTGAGGAACTCATCCAGAGCTACGTGGAACAGGGCATAGCCCGATGGCCGCCCTCCGGCGAGTATTCCGTTCACGAAGACCTCGGAGCGGTGATAGACACCCTCAAACTCAAGGGTGACCGTCTTATCGCGCCACTCCTCGGGTGCGTCGAACGATTTGCTGTAGCGGTAAACGCCGCCTGGGTAATAGCCCGTATTGCCGACATTGCGTGTGTTGGGGTCCCGCTGCTCGAACAGCATGGCGTCATGCGGGACCGTCACAGGACCCACAACAGCGTCGGGCGCCGAGCCATCGCGCAGAACGTACCAGTCACGGTCGAAAGAATTTCTAATCAACGGGTTCACCTTCATCTTTGAGTTTCCCGGGCGGGAAACTTGTTTCCCGTAGGGGAAACGCTAGACTGTAACCCGAATCACGTCAAGACCAATTCTTGGGAAAGGTGCCATGACTATTCAGGCTCAGGACAGCACGAGTTCGAAGGGACGCAAACGCGGAGGCCCGCTGCGCATCAATCAGGGCATGATCCTCAGGGTTGCCCGCACCATGGACCCGGCGACGCTGACCATGCAGGCCGTCGCCGACGAGCTCGGCGTGGACCGTAAGGCCCTCAACTACCACGTGACGGACCGAGAAGGACTTCTCCGGCTCCTGGCCGCAGACGTCTTCGAATCAACTTTCACAGAGGGTTTCGGTGCATACTTTGATGCCGCCGGGGGAACCGTCGACGCTGACTGGAAAACGGCCATCCGGGCCTGGGCGGTGACAGTGCGGGACAGCATGGTCTCCACCAACGTGGTCAGTAACTACTTCCGGCTCAACAGCGACAATCTTGCTGTCTTCGAACCTGCTGAACTGGTCCTGCAGCACATGATCCGTGCCGGATTCGACCTCCCCACCGCAGGCAGGGGGCTTGCGTTCGTCACCCACTTCGCCATGGCTGTGGGCCGGGACATCATCATGGAGCAACAGCTTGGCGAACACCCGCAGGGACCTGAAGTGCGTCGGCTCCTCGAGAACGCTGAGGACACGGGAGGCTACGAAGCATTCCGGGGACTTATTGCCCTGGAGATCAATGGACCCCAGGACATCCAGGCTCAGTTCGAGTTCGAAATAGACATCTTCATCGCGGGGATGGAACGCCGCCTGGATGCGGCGCGATGAGCCATCGGGGACAGAACGCACATCAGCGGGCAGAGGCACTGAAAGAACGCCTTTACATAACCTTTACGGCGCTGGCTGTCACAATCGCTTTCGAAAGGGACGCCGAGCATGCCTCAGTGGGTGGCGCCGCGCTCACACTTCTCCTCACTGTGCTTGGCACGTTGCTCGCCGTCTTCGTGGCAGACCTCATCGCGCACATGATCCGGGACGGCGCCCTGCCATCCCGGCCGGAACTCGCCCACCTCATGTACGTGAGCTTCGGATCCCTGGCCGTGATAGTCGCCCCAATGATTGTCCTCGGGCTCAGCGCCCTTGGTGTAGTCGGTGTGGGGCCGGGACTTAGGCTAATAGCGCTAATCCTCGTTGGCACGCTGGTGGTCGTGACACTGTTCGCCGTGCGGAAACTGCGGGTCAAGCCGTGGCAGAAGGTACTGGTACTTGCCATCATGGGCGCACTCGGGCTGGGGGTGCTCGCCATCGAACTCGCCGTGCATTGACCCCGGCCATAAACATGGCAGACGGCAAGATGTCCTCAAAACGAGGGTAAGTCCCGCGACGTCGACCTATTTTGTTGTGTCCGTAATTAGCGATGCAGACGGATGCTCGTAGCCAGTTGCGCGCGAGGAGTTCGACCAGGCCCACACCGTTTATTGGAGGGTGCCCGTTGATCTGCACTTCTGTGGTGTTTGAATGATGTAGGTGCTGCCGGCGGGAACGGTTGCAATCCCATTGACGGCTTCGCCGGAGAGCAGGTTGAGCCCTGTTGCCGGGTACTCGGCGTCGGCATCGGTGTGGTTGATGAGGAAGGCAACCAGGAGCGGCGCCGTCCAACAAATTGATCTTGCCAGCTTCGAGTCCTCCGCGTCTTAGCGTCTGCCGTTCTCCTCGAGCTATGACGACGCCGGCGAGCTCGCGTCGAGGCTGGCGTCACTGGACGCCGTCAGCGTGGCGGTTCGGCTGGAACGTCGTGACGACGGCGGGGGCCGCTGCCGCCGCCAACTTCGACCCGGCCGCTAATACCGTGCGCGTGAGGTGACAGCGAAGGCCGTGGCGGCCTGGGCCGGCACAGCGGAGTCCCATGGCCTGCCCGGGTCCCCCACGCCCGGTGGTAGTCCAGGCGGGCGCCTCCAAAAGCAGGGATCCGTCTCGCCGACGAACACGCGGAGGTCATCTTCACCGCGGCCCAGACACTCTACGAAGCCCTTGCATTCCGGCGGTACATCAACGGCGCGGCAACGACTTTCGGCCGGCGGCCCGAGGAGATCGCCATCCTGCCGGGCCTGTCGACCGTTATCGGCAGCACCGGGGCAGAGGCGAATGAACCACGCCGGCTCCGAAGCCGTGTGCTGGACAGGTTCTCGCCAGCCTTCGCATGGTTTGGCAGCTTCTCACGCCAGTTCCTGCAGGCGGCCCATGTTGTTGCCCCCAAGAGGCAGCGGCGCTAGTGGCCGAGATCGCCGTCTGGCGCCCTACGAGGACCTCCGGGGCACCGTTTAGAGTTGTGCCAGAAACTTTCACCGACACAGGGGGACACCAGGGCAAACGACTGGACCAGGCTGCTTCAAGAGACCAGCAGGTGCGGCGGACCGGACGGGCTGAGGGGCTGTGATCACACATTCTCCAAGTCAATTTTCTAGGAGCAGCCGTTTGGCATCTCTACCGAAGTGTTTCAAAGGGGGTGAGAAGGTCATGTCGTAGCCTAGGTCGAACCGCTATGAACGTGTGAAAGGAGGCAATCTGATGAACGGGTCTTGGCCAGCGCTCGAGGGCATATCCGGCAACCGAGGATTGCGTGTCGTCAGCGCTGACAGCGGCGTTCTACATTGCCCTCCCTTGCTCCAAGAAGTTGAAGCGAGGTCGATCACGTGTACAAAAAGAGAGTGTGGACAATGTCCACACTTTCCGCTTCGGACTGTCTCGTACACCTACCGGTCTGGCCCGGTTTCCGCATGTTTCCGCCACTTCCCAGCAATGACAAGGCCTGGAATCCCGTTCGAGTCCCACTTCGGGCACGGCATGCCCCTTAACGGAGCACGACGGCGGGAGGTACCCTCCCGCCGTCGGCCTCGTTCAACCATATGCGCCGCATTGTCGGTACGGCGCTCAGCCTTCAAGCTTGGAATGCTCGCCCAGACGATGCCATGAACGGTTGTGGTAGACCAGAGCGTCGCCGGGTTCGCCTGCTCCAACATCACGCATCACGCGGGACTCCAGGGCGTGAACGGCGATGATGGTGGAGGTCCCCACCTCCATGCGATTGATGACGGCGCAGCGCACCCAGGCGCGGGCATCGTCATAAACCGCTTCGCCGGTTGCAAGGGCCGACCAGCGGTGCGTCTGGTCAAAGCGGTCGGCGCCGGGGGTCGCTCCAAACTTCGCCAAATGGACGTCGTGCGCGTCCAGCAGGTGCACCACAACGGTTTCGGCCCGCGACAGCACCTTGGACGCTGAGGAAAGTGCCGAGACTGAGAAAATCAGCAGCGGCGGATCCGCACTCACTGACACCACCGACGACACCGTCAGGGCCACCGGTCCTTCGCCGGCGTCGGCCGTGATGACGGCGACTCCGCCCGGGTGGCCACGAAACAGTGCCTTGAATTCGTCGGCCGAGAGGGACTGTGGGAAGGTTCTCTCCTGAGTCCCAAGCCATGTGTCGGTGGGATAGGCGTGAAACATCGCTAAGACGCCTTGGGGGTGGAGCGCTCGAGTTCCTCGCGAACGATTCGCGTCCCTGCGCTGAGGGCACTCAGTTTGGCCAGGGCGACATCGCGGGGGAACGGTGCCATACCGCAGTTGGAGCTGGGGATGAGCTTGTCCGCATCAACGAACTGCAGTGCCTTGCGGAGGGTGTCGGCCACTTCCTCCGGGGTTTCGATGGTCTCGCTTGCCACGTCGATCGCCCCGAGCATGACCTTCTTGCCGCGCAGGAGCTCGATGAGGTCCATGGGCACATGGGAGTTCTGGGATTCCAGCGAAATAATGTCGATGCTGGAGTTCTGGAGCAGCGGGAACGTTTCCTCGTACTGCCGCCACTGTGAGCCGAGCGTCGCCTTCCAGTCAGTGTTCGCCTTGATCCCGTAGCCGTAACAGATATGCACGGCGGTTTCGGCACGCAGTCCCTCTGCCGCCCTCTCAAGCGCAGCTACACCCCAGTCCTTTACTTCATCGAGGAAGACATTGAACGCGGGCTCGTCGAACTGGATGATGTCCACGCCGGCCGCCTCCAGCTCTTTCGCTTCTTGGTTGAGGATCGCAGCGAACTCCCAGGCCAGCTTCTCGCGGCTCTTGTAGTGGTCATCGAAAAGAGTGTCCACCATGGTCATGGGGCCGGGGAGGGTCCACTTGATCGGCTTGTCGGTGGTTGCGCGGAGGAACTTCGCGTCGTCAACGAATACCGGCCGCTCGCGGCGCACCGGTCCGACGACGGTCGGCACGCTCGCGTCGTAGCGGTCGCGGATGCGCACGGTCTTGCGCTGTTCAAAGTCGACGCCGCTGAGGTGCTCGATGAAGGTGGTGACGAAGTGCTGGCGGGTTTGTTCGCCGTCGCTGACGATGTCGATACCGCGTCGGCTCTGCTCGTGGATGGCAATGCGCAGCGCATCCTGCTTGCCCTCGATCAGCGTATCTTCGTCCAGCTTCCACGGGGACCAAAGTGTCTCCGGCTGTGCGAGCCACGATGGTTTTGGCAGGCTTCCAACAACGGTGGTGGGCAAAAGTGTGTTCATGATTGACGTTTCTCCGTGGGTCAGTTGACGAGGGCGGGGTATTTGGCGGTCCACTGGTCCAATAGATCCTTGTGGGGCGTGATGAAGTGTTCCTCCGTGTACTTCGCCTGAATGACCGCGAGCTGACTGCGCTCGACGCGGTCGTAATCGATCTGGGTCCGCGAGTAATCCTGCTCTCCCAGGCTCGGCTGATAGACGACGGCGGCGGCGGAGTTCGCGTTGTAGACCTCCGGGCGGTAGATCTTCTGGAATGTCTCCATGGTGCTGATCGTGCCGATGAGCTGCAGGTTGGAGTAGTCGTTGAGCAGGTCGCCGCGGAAATAGAAGGCGAGCGGCGCTACGCTGCCGCGTGGCATGAAGTAGCGAACCTGCAGCCCCATCTTCGCGAAGTACGCGTCCGTCAGCGAGAAATCGTCCTGCTGGTACTCGACGCCCAGGACTGGGTGACGGTTCTCCGTTCGCCGGTACGTCTTGCTCGTGGAGACGCT includes:
- a CDS encoding glycoside hydrolase family 2 TIM barrel-domain containing protein → MIRNSFDRDWYVLRDGSAPDAVVGPVTVPHDAMLFEQRDPNTRNVGNTGYYPGGVYRYSKSFDAPEEWRDKTVTLEFEGVYHRSEVFVNGILAGGRPSGYALFHVALDEFLNYGTANTIEVIAHNADEPNGRWYTGSGIYRPVHLLVGEQTHIAPTGLRISTAALVGTTATVLATTTVFNREATARTLEVVTDLFDPQDALVATSRSSLAVPANGSATARQYMELSNAALWSPSTPQLHRATSRLVSDATTIDSAGEDFGIRMVTADARRGLRINGTPVKLRGAAIHHDNGVIGAHTLDAADERRIRILKESGFNAIRSAHNAASRSLLRACDRHGVLVMDELTDAWFRPKVLNDYSQNFVDWWERDLEALVANAFNHPSVIMYSIGNEIAETATPRGTEMNQRIADRARELDSTRLITNGINGFLNLISPQDEEKLAQKAAAARESGENPNKNLIGVLNLIIGILDRMLDRIVRLPAVDKRTRDAFGALDVAGYNYMTGRYELDAKLHPNRVIVGSETRAAHTVKIWKQIENLTHVIGDFAWTGWDYIGEAGLATKQYGTTKRSIYHPYPALLAGEPVIDITGFRQTQSYLNEIAWHLATGPHIAIEPVNHSGEKVVKTGWRATNSIPSWSWEGCEGREATVEVYADAALIELQLNGRTIESAKSGRDGDYLTKFTLPYQPGELTAIAYDDDDTEIKRHTLRSARESLRLQVQPETTTLVADGHDLAYVPIELTDNDGIVRPLADRTLEVTVEGPGTLLGFGTGEAITTEGFASSTHRTFNGRALAVIRAGHEPGDITVTVTAAGVEPMQVRIHTLSPEAEASADTLHTTASPALPTPTH
- a CDS encoding TetR/AcrR family transcriptional regulator C-terminal domain-containing protein, which encodes MTIQAQDSTSSKGRKRGGPLRINQGMILRVARTMDPATLTMQAVADELGVDRKALNYHVTDREGLLRLLAADVFESTFTEGFGAYFDAAGGTVDADWKTAIRAWAVTVRDSMVSTNVVSNYFRLNSDNLAVFEPAELVLQHMIRAGFDLPTAGRGLAFVTHFAMAVGRDIIMEQQLGEHPQGPEVRRLLENAEDTGGYEAFRGLIALEINGPQDIQAQFEFEIDIFIAGMERRLDAAR
- a CDS encoding flavin reductase family protein, producing the protein MFHAYPTDTWLGTQERTFPQSLSADEFKALFRGHPGGVAVITADAGEGPVALTVSSVVSVSADPPLLIFSVSALSSASKVLSRAETVVVHLLDAHDVHLAKFGATPGADRFDQTHRWSALATGEAVYDDARAWVRCAVINRMEVGTSTIIAVHALESRVMRDVGAGEPGDALVYHNRSWHRLGEHSKLEG
- a CDS encoding methionine synthase, producing the protein MNTLLPTTVVGSLPKPSWLAQPETLWSPWKLDEDTLIEGKQDALRIAIHEQSRRGIDIVSDGEQTRQHFVTTFIEHLSGVDFEQRKTVRIRDRYDASVPTVVGPVRRERPVFVDDAKFLRATTDKPIKWTLPGPMTMVDTLFDDHYKSREKLAWEFAAILNQEAKELEAAGVDIIQFDEPAFNVFLDEVKDWGVAALERAAEGLRAETAVHICYGYGIKANTDWKATLGSQWRQYEETFPLLQNSSIDIISLESQNSHVPMDLIELLRGKKVMLGAIDVASETIETPEEVADTLRKALQFVDADKLIPSSNCGMAPFPRDVALAKLSALSAGTRIVREELERSTPKAS